Proteins encoded together in one Vanessa tameamea isolate UH-Manoa-2023 chromosome 28, ilVanTame1 primary haplotype, whole genome shotgun sequence window:
- the LOC113395359 gene encoding putative gamma-glutamylcyclotransferase CG2811 isoform X1: MLEPFKLLFLKPKVFFFQFYRTMSHKVFVYGTLKRNEPNHHWLTNPDHGVGQFISEGRTKTKYPLIIGTKYNIPFLLHSPGDGHNVKGEVYEVDDTMLGKLDILEDHPNYYVREMDDVIVQKDGSSEEETLKCWIYFLKNFRRELLTKPQLENYSSQGSHGLPYMESNNESSIDDLDDMLQSGKIS, translated from the exons ATGCTAGAGCCATttaagttgttatttttaaaacctaaagtatttttttttcaattttacagAACC atGTCTCATAAAGTATTTGTGTATGGAACTCTGAAACGCAATGAGCCGAATCACCATTGGCTCACAAATCCAGATCACGGTGTTGGACAATTTATAAGTGAGGGAaggacaaaaacaaaatatcctCTTATAATAGGAACGAAGTATAATATACCCTTCTTATTACACAGTCCAGGTGATGGACATAATGTTAAag GAGAAGTATATGAAGTAGATGACACAATGTTAGGTAAATTAGACATCCTGGAAGACCATCCCAACTATTATGTTAGAGAAATGGATGATGTTATTGTTCAGAAAGA TGGTTCTTCAGAAGAGGAAACATTAAAATGTTGGATATATTTCCTGAAGAACTTCCGACGAGAGCTGCTAACCAAGCCGCAGCTAGAGAACTACTCGTCCCAAGGTTCACACGGCCTGCCTTACATGGAAAG caACAACGAATCATCAATAGATGATCTCGACGATATGCTGCAAAGtggtaaaatatcataa
- the LOC113395359 gene encoding putative gamma-glutamylcyclotransferase CG2811 isoform X2 produces MLEPFKLLFLKPKVFFFQFYRTMSHKVFVYGTLKRNEPNHHWLTNPDHGVGQFISEGRTKTKYPLIIGTKYNIPFLLHSPGDGHNVKGEVYEVDDTMLGKLDILEDHPNYYVREMDDVIVQKDGSSEEETLKCWIYFLKNFRRELLTKPQLENYSSQGSHGLPYMERSKRDPNDNYYPEVKR; encoded by the exons ATGCTAGAGCCATttaagttgttatttttaaaacctaaagtatttttttttcaattttacagAACC atGTCTCATAAAGTATTTGTGTATGGAACTCTGAAACGCAATGAGCCGAATCACCATTGGCTCACAAATCCAGATCACGGTGTTGGACAATTTATAAGTGAGGGAaggacaaaaacaaaatatcctCTTATAATAGGAACGAAGTATAATATACCCTTCTTATTACACAGTCCAGGTGATGGACATAATGTTAAag GAGAAGTATATGAAGTAGATGACACAATGTTAGGTAAATTAGACATCCTGGAAGACCATCCCAACTATTATGTTAGAGAAATGGATGATGTTATTGTTCAGAAAGA TGGTTCTTCAGAAGAGGAAACATTAAAATGTTGGATATATTTCCTGAAGAACTTCCGACGAGAGCTGCTAACCAAGCCGCAGCTAGAGAACTACTCGTCCCAAGGTTCACACGGCCTGCCTTACATGGAAAGGTCCAAACGAGATcctaatgataattattatccaGAAGTTAAACGATAA